Within Alphaproteobacteria bacterium, the genomic segment GCCAGGCGGGTTTCCCTGTTCGACATGGAAAAACCGCTTGCCGCGATGAAGGTGCCGTCGCTTGTCGTTGTCGGCGACGAGGATCCCCGCGCCCTCGATTCCGGACTGTTCATGAAACAGGTCAGCCCGGCGGTCGGGCTTGCCGTCGTGCCGTCGACCGGCCATCTGGTGAACCTGGAGGAACCCGACCTTTTTCACCGTCTGACCGAGGACTTTCTCGCCCTGGTGGAATCGAAAAAGTGGCGTCCCCGGGGCAAGTGATCGCCGTTACCGGGGCCGGTTCGTTTTTGTTGCCGCCGCTTCGGAAGGCGCCGCGGCCGCTTCGGAAATCGACGCGCCGGGCACGGTGACCTTGCGCGTCAGCATGCGTTCCCGGTGCCAGACATACAGCCCGGCGGCGAAGAGGATCGCCGTGCCGGCGACCGTCGGCGCGTCGGGCAGCGAGTGGAAAAAGACCGCGCCGATCAGCGTCGCCCAGATGATCGTGCTGTAGGAGAACGGCGCGAGGATCGAGGCCGAGGCCAGCATGAAGGCCCTGATGGTGAGATACTGTCCCGCAAGGTGGCAGGCCGCGATCGCCGCCAGCTTTACCAGCTGCATGCCGTCCGGCATCTGCCAGTCCATCAGGCCCAGCGGCAGGATCGCCACCAACCCGCTGACCGTCGACCAGACGAGGATGGTGAACGGCGGTTCCGCACCGCGCATCGCGCGGGTGATGATAAGCCCGCAGGCCCAGCAGAAGGACGACAGCACCGGCAGCAGCATGGCCGGGTGGAACGAATCCGCCCAGGGACGGATGATGGTGAGGACACCGGCGAGGCCGATCAGGACGGCCAGCCAGCGGCGAATGCCGACCCGTTCGCCCAGGAAGGGGATCGAGAGCGCGGTCACGTAGAGCGGCGACATGAAGCTGATCGCGGTGCTGGTCTCCAGCGGCAATACCCGTACGGCGTAGATGAACAGCACCGCCGAGACGAGCAGCAGCAGCCCGCGAACGATGTGCAGCATGCGCCGGTTCGTGCGGAAAGGCCGCCGCCCCCGCAGCCGGACGACGACGGGCAGCAGCACCGCCGTCACCAGCGCGTAACGCCACAACACGATCAGCTCCGGCGCCAGCCCCTGGCCCACGAGCGACTTGGCCAGCCCGTCCATGGTGACGAACGCCGCCATCGCCATGAGCAGCAGCGCAATCGCCAGCCCCGGCCGGTCGCCGGAGTCGGCGCCCGATTGCGGCGTTGCAGGTGAAACAGATACATGCGCCATAACCAGCCCTCCGGCCGGGTATCGGCCGCCTGTCCGCCACGGCTCCGGGGGTGCCGGGCTGGGCAGTAGAACGTGTCACGTCAGAGGGTTGTCGGCAATGCGCATTGTCGCAGAAATCAGAATTGTGCCTTATTGACTAACGTAGAGTCACTTTGAATCACCGCAATTCAAGAAAATACGGATATAGTTACCGGCGCCAAGAACAACATATGCACGATTGCTTTTTCATGTCAGCAGATTAAAGTATTGAAATGAAATGGAAGAATAGAAATTTACGGGAATTGGCCGACATCATTTGTGGCAATGTTGATCACTTTCAATATCGATCAAGTTCCTACATCACCGAGTTCTTCGAAGATTGTGACCTCGAGTTTTTCCACGACGGTTCGACGCGGTGGGCTTGGGTTTCGGATAGGCTCGAAGAGGTTCTGGCATTACCGCACCCTGGCCCCAATATTCCACCCGACGCGTTTGTACGCATCATACGTGCCGTTCTCGATAAGGGAGAGGCGCAAGAAGGTGACGCGGATCGTAGCAAAGCGCTGACTGCACTTAACGTAGTGCTTGCCCGCGAGGGTTGGGAGGCGTTTTACGATGACAATGGACTCGGACAACTGCGCCATATCGAGACTAACACCATTGCAAAAATAGCTAACCCTCATCGCCCTCTGACGCCGGCGGAACTAGAACGAAAGTCTCAACTCACTGCCTATCTAGACAAATGTTCAGAGGACGATCTGATCGAGGAGGTGCTTCAACCCTTGTTTCGCCAACTGGGTTTCCACCGCATCACTGCAGCAGGACACAAAGACAAAGCGTTAGAATACGGTAAAGACGTGTGGATGAAATACACCCTTCCGACGCTACATGTACTTTATTTTGGAATACAAGCCAAAAAAGGAAAGCTCGACTCCGCAGGCGCAAGTAAAGGAGGGTCGCGCAACATTGGCGAGATACTGAACCAGGTTACAATGATGCTTGGGCACGAAATATTCGATCCAGAACTAAGTCGTCGTGTGCTCGTTGACCATGCTTTTATCGTTGCGGGAGGCGAGATAACGAAGCAGGCAAAAAACTGGCTGGGGGAGCGTTTGGACGCGACAAAACGTTCGCAGGTTATGTTCATAGACCGCGACGACATTCTAAACTTGTTCATTGTGACAAACTTGCCATTGCCGTCGAGGGCTCTTCTTCCTCTTGCAGAGACTAGTGCATTAGACGATGAAATACCTTTTTGAATACGCTCGGTGGTGGACTGCAGAAAATTAGTTGATGAGGCTAGATGTTGGAGAGTCGATGGAGAACACGCTTACACTTTGGAGCATCGCACAGCTCGGCGTTGTTTCGACGGCGGTTACGCTCGGTGTCGGTTGGATTAGAGACCATATCAAGCAAAGACAAACGACTGAACGCGATGCGACTTACCTCGCAAATAGAATAGCGCCGGTCCTAGAACGCTACGCATTGGAGTGTGCGGAGCTAATTTCCGCACAAGCCCTCGACGAGGACTTCGAAAGTTATGGCGGCAGTCGCAGAGGGACGATTCCTCCCTTTCCGAATTACCCGAGTGATGTCGATTGGCGCTCAGTCGATAAGAAAATAGGTGGGCGATTGCTAATGTTTCCAAATGAGGTGATCGAAGCCGCCGGACACTACTATTTTATTCACAATCTACATGACGACATTTGCGTAGGTTCCTACGACTTGCAGGTAGGCAGAGTCGGATATCGTGCTTGGGTGCTTGCATGTGAGCTTAGGAACGAATTTAAACTTCCGAAACCGTTTACCAGTTGGCCATACTTGGAGGATTTAAAGGAAAAGCATGATGAAGCGGTTAATACAGTTGAGCTGGGTGGATTTGCGCCATCTATGCCACTAGCGAGTTAAAAACTATTAATTCCCGTTTGCTCGTAGGCGGGGCGCATGGCATTACGGTAACGGTTAATTGTTACACGGATACTGCAAGCGTCTAAGCATGACACGAGATGAGGCGAGAATCATTAAATATATTACATAATCTGGCACTCACTTTGGTGTACGTCGTGCGCTGTTATCTAATTCGGCACGTATTGGTATTGGTGCAGAAAGTAAGCCCCAACGCCGAAAGATGTGCCAGCTCCCGGCCTTGCGCCGAAGCCCCTTGGACGGCCGGTCGGATCGCGGCTAGACTTTCCCTTGCCACACCAAGGGAGGGAACAGGCATGCCGGATACCATAGTCGATCTGACGCCAACGGACCTGGAGCGCCGCTTCAAGGCCGAATTCGGCTCCGCCGTCGCGCTCGAGCACCCTCTCGCCGCCAGCGGCATGGGCGCGCGCGTGGTGGGTATCGATCTCTGCAAGCCGCTGCTTCCGACGCAGGTGGCGCTGCTGCTGGACACGCTCGCGCATTGCCGGCTGCTGACCATCGCGGGGCAGGACCTGAACCGGTTCTCGCTCGCAACTTTCGAGCGGTTCGCCAATCATTGGGGCGCGCCTGTCGCGCATCCTTCCAACCTGTTGCGGGGCGGCAAGCCGGCGCAGGAGGACGGGGCGAGCGATGGCGCCGTCGAAATCCGGCCCTATGCGGACCGCAAGGCCGCCGCGGCGGATTCGACCCTGCCGGGGCAGGTCGCCTGCCTGCCGCACGAGTCGCCGGCGGTGCTGGTGGCGACCAATCTGCTGGGCGAGGGCGACCGCGACCGCACCCGCCTGAGCAACGGCGGCACCTGGCACACCGATATCGAATACGAACCGCTGCCCCTCTACGTGTCGATGTTCCTGGTCCATCACATGCCCGTGGCGCGGGACGCGCCGGGCGGGCACTGGGTCAAGGCGCCCGTGGTGGCCGGGCCGGAGCCCTATTTCGCCGGGTCCGACGACGAACTGATGGCGCTGCGCCGGAACCTGCCGCTGGATGGCGAGACCGCCTTCGCGGATACGGCGGCGGCCTTCGCGGCGCTGCCGCCAGGCGAACAGGCGCGGCTCGAAGGGCTGCAAGTCCGCCGGCGCCTGAACGAGGGCGACGAAGGCTTCCTCGCGCCGCTGGTGCACACCGATCCGCGTTCCGGCGTCAGGTCGCTGCACAGTCCGGTCTGGGCTTCGCGCCCCGGCGTCAGGCCCGCGATCGAGGTGGACGGCATGACGCCGGCGGAATCGCGGGAATTCCTCGACAGGCTGGAAAAGCACGTGCTGCAGCCGCAATTCCGGTATGACCGGCTGCACGAGCCGGGCGACGTCACCATCTGGAACGACTACATGTCCATTCACTGCTCGCCGCCGATCAAGACCGGGATCGGCCGGCTGGAAGATGCGCGGCTGCTGTACCGGTTGAGCTGCAAGGGCGAACCCGCCCTGACCCTGCCGCGGCGCGACGACCCGGCCTGGATCGCGCGTCACATCACCGGCGGCTATCGCTCGCCGGCGGCCATCACCGGCGGCTGACACGGCGCCAGCGTAATATAATTACAAAAAACAGGCCGACTGGATAATCATCTTGACAATAAGTCAGCATCATTGACATAAAAGCCGCCTTGCCATCTGTGGTGTCGGAGGAAGTCATGGGGGAGAATGCATTGGCGTGGGAGCCGGCCTATGCGCGCCGGGCGGCGCGGATGAACGGATCGGAAATCCGCGAACTGCTGAAACTGCTGGACCAGCCGGACATCATTTCCTTTGCCGGCGGCATCCCTGACCCGGCGCTGTTCCCGCGCGATGAAGCCGGCAACGCCTACCAGGCCATCATGGCCGATCCGGTGCGGGCCAATTCGGCGCTGCAATATTCGACCAGCGAGGGCTACCTGCCGCTGCGTCAATGGATCGCCGGCTACATGACCCGGATGGGCGCGACCTGCGACCCCGACAACATCGTCATTACCTCCGGCTCGCAGCAGGCGCTGGATTTCCTGGCCCGCCTGCTGCTGTCGCCCGGCGATACGGCGCTGGTCGACTGGCCCACATATCTGGGCGCGCTGCAGGCCTTCAACGCCTATGAGCCGCGCTACGACCGGCTCGAATTCGGCGCGACCAACCGGACACCGGAATCCTATGCCGAAGCCGCCGCCGAAGCGGTCGAGGGCGGGCGGGTAAAATTCGCCTATGTGGTGCCCGATTTCGCCAATCCGACCGGCCGGACGCTTTCCGAAGCCGAACGGCAATCGCTGCTGTCGCTGGCGGGCGAACTGGATATCCCGGTGATCGAGGACGCCGCCTATGCGGCGCTGCGTTATGACGGCGCGCCGGTGCCGCCGGTGATCGCGCTGGACGCCGCCCGCACCGGCCATGTCGACGGCGCGCGCACGATCTATTGCGGGACGTTTTCCAAGACCCTGACGCCGGGGCTGCGGGTGGGCTGGATTTGCGCGGCGCGGCCCATCGTGCGCCGGCTGGTGCTGATCAAGCAGGCCTCCGACCTGAACAGCCCGCTGCTCAACCAGGTGGTGATGCACCATCTGGCGGAGTCCGTGTTCGACCGGCAGGTGGCGGCGTCGATTGCCTGCTACCGCGAACGGCGCGACCGCATGCGCGCGGCGTTGCAACGCTACATGCCCGACGGCGTCACCTGGACCGATCCGGAAGGCGGTATCTTCCTGTGGCTGACCCTGCCGGCGTCGTGCGACGGCGCGGCGCTGCTGAAGGCGGCGATCGCGAAGGCGAAGATCGCCTTCGTGCCGGGCCGGGCGTTCTTCGC encodes:
- a CDS encoding DMT family transporter; the protein is MAHVSVSPATPQSGADSGDRPGLAIALLLMAMAAFVTMDGLAKSLVGQGLAPELIVLWRYALVTAVLLPVVVRLRGRRPFRTNRRMLHIVRGLLLLVSAVLFIYAVRVLPLETSTAISFMSPLYVTALSIPFLGERVGIRRWLAVLIGLAGVLTIIRPWADSFHPAMLLPVLSSFCWACGLIITRAMRGAEPPFTILVWSTVSGLVAILPLGLMDWQMPDGMQLVKLAAIAACHLAGQYLTIRAFMLASASILAPFSYSTIIWATLIGAVFFHSLPDAPTVAGTAILFAAGLYVWHRERMLTRKVTVPGASISEAAAAPSEAAATKTNRPR
- a CDS encoding TauD/TfdA family dioxygenase: MPDTIVDLTPTDLERRFKAEFGSAVALEHPLAASGMGARVVGIDLCKPLLPTQVALLLDTLAHCRLLTIAGQDLNRFSLATFERFANHWGAPVAHPSNLLRGGKPAQEDGASDGAVEIRPYADRKAAAADSTLPGQVACLPHESPAVLVATNLLGEGDRDRTRLSNGGTWHTDIEYEPLPLYVSMFLVHHMPVARDAPGGHWVKAPVVAGPEPYFAGSDDELMALRRNLPLDGETAFADTAAAFAALPPGEQARLEGLQVRRRLNEGDEGFLAPLVHTDPRSGVRSLHSPVWASRPGVRPAIEVDGMTPAESREFLDRLEKHVLQPQFRYDRLHEPGDVTIWNDYMSIHCSPPIKTGIGRLEDARLLYRLSCKGEPALTLPRRDDPAWIARHITGGYRSPAAITGG
- a CDS encoding PLP-dependent aminotransferase family protein is translated as MGENALAWEPAYARRAARMNGSEIRELLKLLDQPDIISFAGGIPDPALFPRDEAGNAYQAIMADPVRANSALQYSTSEGYLPLRQWIAGYMTRMGATCDPDNIVITSGSQQALDFLARLLLSPGDTALVDWPTYLGALQAFNAYEPRYDRLEFGATNRTPESYAEAAAEAVEGGRVKFAYVVPDFANPTGRTLSEAERQSLLSLAGELDIPVIEDAAYAALRYDGAPVPPVIALDAARTGHVDGARTIYCGTFSKTLTPGLRVGWICAARPIVRRLVLIKQASDLNSPLLNQVVMHHLAESVFDRQVAASIACYRERRDRMRAALQRYMPDGVTWTDPEGGIFLWLTLPASCDGAALLKAAIAKAKIAFVPGRAFFADGAGANTIRLSFSLAGPEKIDSGIARLAELIRNYS